One window of the Prochlorococcus marinus CUG1438 genome contains the following:
- a CDS encoding ABC transporter permease — MSRNFNKLLNYSLQKISLIPIMLWIISSLVFILLRVAPGDPVDAILGSGADEVSREFLRNKLGLNEPLINQYFIYIKNILHLDFGQSLSTQEPVLNIILKSLPASLELGFFSILSAILIGFPLGLISLRKRGKKTDYIARILGIATYAIPPFWGAMLAQLLFSVFFNISPIGGRFPIFQEQPQITGFLVLDSILSNNIIAFKDSLYHLALPSITLGLLLSGIFSRSLRVNLEKTLKSDYVNAAICRGISRKRIFLNHALPNALLPIVTISGLTMASLAGGALLFEVTFSWPGIALRLHEAISQRDYTLVQGIVIFTSMLIVSLNLFVDILIAYLDPRIEY, encoded by the coding sequence ATGAGTAGAAACTTTAATAAACTACTAAATTATTCATTACAAAAAATTTCATTAATACCAATAATGTTATGGATAATTTCTTCATTAGTATTTATTTTATTAAGAGTTGCACCAGGCGACCCTGTCGATGCCATACTTGGATCTGGCGCCGATGAGGTTTCAAGGGAATTTCTGAGAAATAAATTGGGTCTAAATGAACCTTTAATAAATCAATATTTTATATATATAAAAAATATATTGCACTTAGATTTTGGCCAATCTCTTAGTACCCAAGAGCCAGTCCTAAATATTATTCTTAAGTCTTTGCCTGCAAGTCTTGAGCTTGGTTTTTTTTCAATATTAAGTGCCATATTAATAGGATTCCCATTGGGATTAATTAGCTTAAGAAAAAGAGGTAAAAAGACTGATTATATTGCGAGAATATTAGGAATTGCCACTTATGCGATCCCACCTTTTTGGGGAGCGATGTTAGCGCAATTATTATTTTCTGTGTTTTTTAATATTTCCCCAATTGGAGGTAGATTTCCAATCTTCCAGGAACAACCTCAAATTACAGGTTTCCTAGTTTTAGATAGTATTCTTTCAAATAATATTATTGCTTTTAAAGATAGCCTTTATCATCTCGCACTTCCTTCCATTACACTTGGCCTTCTTTTGAGTGGTATATTCAGCCGTTCATTAAGAGTAAATTTAGAAAAGACATTAAAAAGTGATTATGTAAATGCAGCTATTTGCAGGGGAATATCTAGGAAAAGAATTTTTTTAAATCATGCTTTACCTAATGCTCTATTGCCAATTGTCACTATTTCTGGTTTGACAATGGCTTCCTTGGCAGGAGGTGCTCTTTTGTTTGAAGTAACTTTTTCATGGCCAGGAATTGCTTTAAGATTACATGAAGCAATTTCTCAGAGAGACTATACCTTGGTTCAAGGCATTGTAATTTTTACTTCTATGCTTATAGTTTCTTTAAATCTCTTTGTAGATATTTTAATTGCCTATTTAGATCCAAGAATAGAGTACTGA
- a CDS encoding ABC transporter substrate-binding protein produces the protein MKKKVLLSIFIILISFLQNSCGSKRISKKIIVASSGKIESLDPARANTLKAIQLISSLGDTLYELDSNGELTPQLASGMPIISKDRLQITINLRKNVFFHDGTSFNSNAIKFTFNRFKRIGTMNYILGNKIKSIETPSEYSVIINLNKPSSSLNGLLTSVNLTPISPSFYKEYSDKFLNEKFVGTGKYVLTSFSNEVQSIDPNLNYWGEKPLNNGINFVGYSNSSSLFGALKSKQIDVLLSNSIDDSQRKSLNNLSRNKQFKEGNSPFTELSFISLKTSSYPLSNLNLRMALAKSINRKLISDKVSYGLRKPSRSIIPPILKKDNKEVWPKYDYLEARRLLQKENYCNGNILRIPLTYRSNVPADKLIALTWQEEIKNSLKDCIDVVLNGVESTTVYKNLSLGIYTAVILDWTGAYSDPEAYLTPLLSCNEIVDGICKQGESVYSGSFWGSDKVKSLFLESEKISGIKRLEKLVEIEKIAANSIPYIPIWISSQKAWSQSKISKPIFNGAGIISLSDLKLIYE, from the coding sequence AAAAAGAATATCAAAAAAAATCATAGTAGCAAGTTCTGGAAAGATTGAATCTCTAGATCCAGCTAGAGCTAATACTCTAAAAGCAATTCAATTAATCAGTTCTCTTGGAGATACATTGTATGAATTAGATTCTAACGGAGAATTAACACCTCAATTGGCCTCGGGGATGCCAATCATTTCAAAAGATAGACTTCAAATAACTATTAATTTAAGAAAAAATGTTTTTTTTCACGATGGGACTTCATTTAACTCAAATGCAATAAAGTTTACTTTTAATAGATTCAAAAGAATTGGAACTATGAATTATATTTTAGGAAATAAGATTAAATCAATAGAAACGCCAAGTGAATATTCAGTCATAATAAATTTAAATAAACCATCAAGTTCTTTAAATGGTTTACTTACATCAGTAAATTTAACTCCAATATCTCCTTCATTTTACAAAGAATATTCTGATAAGTTTTTAAATGAGAAATTCGTTGGTACTGGCAAATATGTACTAACCAGTTTTTCTAATGAAGTTCAATCAATTGATCCAAATTTGAATTATTGGGGTGAAAAGCCCTTAAATAATGGCATTAATTTTGTGGGATATTCAAATTCATCTTCTCTTTTTGGTGCTTTAAAAAGTAAGCAAATTGACGTCCTCTTATCAAATTCAATTGATGATAGTCAGAGAAAAAGTTTAAATAATTTAAGTAGGAATAAACAGTTTAAAGAAGGTAATAGCCCTTTCACCGAATTAAGTTTTATAAGCCTTAAAACTAGTTCTTATCCTTTAAGTAATCTTAATTTAAGAATGGCTTTGGCAAAAAGTATCAATAGGAAATTAATTAGTGACAAAGTAAGTTATGGATTAAGGAAACCATCTAGATCGATCATTCCTCCAATATTAAAAAAAGATAATAAAGAAGTGTGGCCTAAATATGATTATTTAGAAGCGAGAAGGTTATTGCAAAAAGAAAATTATTGTAATGGAAACATTTTGAGAATACCCCTTACTTATAGATCGAATGTACCAGCTGATAAACTTATTGCCTTGACGTGGCAGGAAGAAATAAAAAATTCTTTGAAAGATTGTATTGATGTTGTACTAAACGGAGTTGAATCTACAACAGTTTATAAGAATCTAAGTTTAGGGATCTATACTGCAGTCATTCTCGATTGGACTGGAGCTTATTCAGATCCAGAAGCCTATCTCACCCCCCTTTTAAGCTGTAATGAAATAGTTGATGGCATATGTAAACAAGGAGAATCTGTTTACAGTGGTAGTTTTTGGGGATCTGATAAAGTGAAAAGTTTATTTCTTGAGAGTGAAAAAATAAGTGGAATTAAAAGGTTAGAAAAACTTGTTGAAATTGAAAAAATAGCAGCAAATTCAATCCCTTATATTCCTATTTGGATATCCTCTCAAAAAGCATGGTCTCAAAGTAAAATATCAAAACCTATTTTTAATGGTGCAGGAATAATCTCATTGAGTGATCTTAAGTTAATTTATGAGTAG